A section of the Bacteroidota bacterium genome encodes:
- a CDS encoding O-antigen ligase family protein — MIFVSLFCCFLFQPIDTIWQFRQEGRSFSLFVLRSGKYFSGVSLLIIVAAGSYVLIRNVPEVGDRFRSIGRVVNETKIDKTSSESNSIRILIWQKDIELIKEYFFTGVGTGDVKDELFKKYRADGITGAYKVDPTTDKPISILNAHSQFLQTFIAIGILGFILFISGFVYPIINSIRRRNYLYLGFLVLVILNFTTESMLETQAGVLFYAFFNALLYKADEFGTISS; from the coding sequence TTGATCTTTGTATCGTTATTTTGTTGCTTTCTTTTTCAACCGATAGATACAATCTGGCAATTTCGGCAGGAGGGAAGATCGTTTTCATTATTTGTACTGAGGTCGGGAAAATATTTTTCGGGAGTATCATTACTGATTATTGTAGCTGCCGGTTCTTATGTTTTGATCAGAAATGTACCTGAAGTGGGAGATCGTTTCAGGAGTATCGGAAGAGTTGTTAATGAAACAAAAATTGATAAAACATCGTCTGAAAGTAATTCGATCCGTATTTTGATCTGGCAAAAGGATATTGAATTGATTAAAGAATATTTTTTCACCGGGGTGGGAACAGGAGATGTAAAAGATGAACTGTTCAAAAAATACAGAGCAGACGGCATAACCGGTGCATATAAAGTTGATCCAACTACTGATAAACCGATTTCAATACTAAATGCGCACAGCCAGTTTTTACAGACTTTTATAGCAATAGGTATTCTGGGATTTATACTTTTCATATCTGGTTTTGTATACCCGATAATTAATTCGATCAGGAGAAGAAATTATTTGTACCTCGGGTTTTTAGTCCTCGTGATCCTTAATTTTACAACGGAATCCATGCTTGAAACACAGGCAGGAGTGTTGTTTTATGCTTTTTTTAATGCCTTATTGTATAAAGCAGATGAGTTTGGCACAATATCTTCATAA
- a CDS encoding glycosyltransferase family 4 protein: MKLLILTQYFPPEVGAPQNRLFELAIYLKNRGVDVSVLTAMPNYPQMKVYEGYKGAFYRYDEISGLKVHRAWIYVTTRRSIAPRLLNYFSFVFTSFFVGLFKLGKQDYILCESPPLFLGISAYLLKKFKGAKLIFNVSDLWPESAEKLGLVTNKTLLKLSTKLEEFLYRKSELVTGQTKGIVNNISSRFPGKKVTWIPNGVDLNFYNFKAVHTNWRKENNFSGSDFILIYAGVIGHAQGLEVVIKAAARLKDHTDIKFVLFGNGPEKEGLIKMKDGSAISNVYFFDVVNKDQMPPIILSIDAAIIPLKRLDLFKGAIPSKIFEILAMKKPILLGVEGEAKELFIDEGKSGLAFEPENDKDLSERILELYNNRQKIIEFGENGFRYVEQRFTRACIAGDLFELLKTNVKDQL, encoded by the coding sequence TTGAAACTTCTTATACTCACTCAATATTTCCCCCCTGAAGTTGGCGCGCCTCAGAATCGGCTGTTTGAGCTGGCCATTTATTTAAAAAACAGGGGAGTGGATGTTTCCGTACTTACTGCCATGCCTAATTATCCTCAAATGAAGGTGTATGAAGGATACAAAGGAGCATTTTACAGATATGATGAGATCAGTGGTTTGAAAGTGCATCGTGCATGGATCTATGTAACAACCAGGCGTTCCATTGCCCCCCGTTTATTGAATTATTTTTCCTTTGTGTTCACTTCATTTTTTGTCGGGCTATTCAAGTTGGGTAAACAGGATTATATTTTATGTGAATCGCCACCCTTGTTTTTAGGTATATCCGCTTATCTATTAAAAAAGTTTAAAGGAGCAAAATTGATCTTTAATGTCTCTGACCTTTGGCCCGAAAGTGCGGAAAAATTAGGGTTGGTAACCAATAAGACTCTTTTGAAACTATCCACAAAGCTTGAAGAGTTTTTGTATCGTAAATCCGAGTTGGTCACCGGCCAAACGAAAGGTATTGTTAATAATATTTCATCACGTTTTCCGGGGAAGAAAGTTACCTGGATACCCAATGGAGTTGATCTGAATTTTTATAACTTCAAAGCAGTACATACCAACTGGCGTAAGGAAAATAATTTTTCAGGAAGCGATTTTATACTGATCTATGCCGGGGTGATAGGACATGCGCAAGGTCTGGAAGTTGTTATAAAAGCAGCAGCACGATTGAAAGATCATACAGATATTAAGTTTGTGTTGTTTGGTAACGGACCGGAAAAAGAGGGCTTAATAAAAATGAAAGATGGATCAGCTATTTCGAATGTATATTTTTTTGACGTTGTTAATAAAGATCAAATGCCTCCGATCATTTTATCAATAGATGCTGCGATCATTCCGCTTAAACGGCTTGATCTGTTCAAGGGAGCCATTCCTTCAAAAATATTTGAAATACTTGCCATGAAAAAGCCGATATTGCTTGGCGTGGAAGGTGAGGCAAAGGAGTTATTCATTGACGAAGGTAAATCAGGTCTTGCCTTTGAACCCGAAAATGACAAAGATCTGTCAGAAAGGATATTGGAGTTATATAATAACAGGCAAAAAATAATTGAATTTGGGGAAAACGGATTCCGGTATGTTGAACAACGGTTTACCCGTGCCTGTATCGCCGGCGACCTTTTCGAATTATTAAAAACAAATGTAAAGGATCAATTGTAA
- a CDS encoding GNAT family N-acetyltransferase → MKIRSLQSSELVIYEALSAEHGSVFNSLKWINMFGSNISLNGIFNDNNDLIGAFFHYNASKFGMSYIVNPPFTPNNGLFFINPSTNKSNQNTFEKSVMELIADFYKKLSPLFFVTSLPVGFKDTQPFSWGKFSVLPKYTYRIDLNLPTATLLENLTSEKRKSLNKAEKDNLVIRKESDLSVVYDLILKTFERQEKKVNERWLKSILFEFADSTNSIAFVAYNGDKPIATSFCVNDKHTAYYILGGYDADNRHHGAGVSTMWNCITHARSIGLKVFDFEGSMIPDIEKYFREFGGTMTPYFAMTKVPLPVEVIFKLFKRKLI, encoded by the coding sequence ATGAAGATACGATCCTTGCAAAGTTCAGAACTGGTTATCTACGAGGCATTGTCGGCAGAGCATGGTTCTGTTTTTAATTCTCTGAAATGGATTAATATGTTTGGCAGCAATATTAGCCTGAATGGGATATTTAATGACAACAATGATCTGATCGGAGCTTTTTTTCATTACAACGCATCTAAATTTGGAATGTCATACATTGTTAATCCTCCATTTACGCCAAACAATGGTCTGTTTTTTATTAACCCGTCAACTAATAAATCCAATCAGAATACATTCGAGAAAAGTGTAATGGAATTAATTGCAGATTTCTATAAAAAGCTTTCGCCGTTATTTTTTGTAACCTCACTGCCAGTAGGATTTAAAGACACACAGCCCTTTTCTTGGGGAAAATTTAGTGTACTTCCAAAATATACATACCGAATCGACTTAAATTTGCCAACAGCCACTTTACTTGAGAACTTAACTTCTGAAAAAAGAAAAAGCCTGAACAAGGCGGAGAAGGATAACCTGGTGATAAGGAAGGAAAGTGACCTAAGTGTGGTTTATGATCTTATATTAAAAACATTTGAAAGGCAGGAGAAAAAAGTAAATGAACGGTGGCTGAAATCTATATTGTTTGAATTTGCGGACTCCACTAATAGTATAGCATTTGTCGCTTATAACGGAGATAAACCTATTGCTACCTCATTTTGTGTCAATGATAAGCATACTGCATATTATATATTGGGAGGTTATGATGCGGATAACAGGCATCACGGTGCAGGAGTAAGTACAATGTGGAATTGCATTACTCATGCCAGATCAATTGGTTTAAAAGTGTTCGACTTCGAAGGTTCTATGATACCCGATATTGAAAAGTATTTCAGGGAATTCGGCGGAACAATGACACCCTATTTTGCCATGACAAAAGTACCGCTTCCGGTGGAAGTTATATTTAAATTGTTTAAACGTAAATTGATTTGA
- a CDS encoding glycosyltransferase family 4 protein, translating into MKICILADGQSIHTKRWCEYFGALGHEMHLISFKPADIPGTTVHHINAGKIDVKGGNWRILLRVTDIKRLLRTIRPDVVHALYATSYGAIGALSGFHPFIVTPLGTDVLISPKRSVIYRLLLRYVFGCADIITSLAPHVRKAIINYGGAQNKVRELIFGVNTDIFNSINRRIPPGKFVVTSTRNFENVYNIPLIIKAVALVKDRIPGLEVHFTGDGSLKNKLIKMVHAYGLDQIVCFQGHITQPVMVELLNKSHVYISVSLSDGNAISVLEAMACGCFLLASDIEANRQWIQDGINGYIVPLNDEAVLAAKILHVYTNYDGLISHAADMSKIILTEKGTLQVNMKRMEGIYTELIKH; encoded by the coding sequence ATGAAGATTTGCATACTTGCTGATGGTCAAAGTATTCATACAAAAAGATGGTGTGAATATTTTGGTGCGCTTGGGCATGAAATGCATCTTATTTCATTTAAGCCTGCAGATATCCCCGGAACTACTGTTCATCATATCAACGCTGGAAAAATAGATGTAAAAGGAGGCAACTGGCGCATATTATTAAGGGTAACTGATATAAAGCGTTTGCTGAGAACCATCCGCCCCGATGTTGTTCACGCTTTATACGCTACAAGTTATGGCGCAATAGGGGCATTAAGCGGTTTTCATCCCTTTATAGTGACTCCGTTGGGTACGGATGTACTTATTAGTCCCAAGCGGTCTGTAATATACCGTTTACTGCTTCGTTATGTATTTGGTTGTGCGGATATAATTACTTCTTTGGCGCCTCATGTGAGAAAAGCTATTATTAATTATGGCGGTGCACAGAATAAAGTGAGGGAACTTATTTTCGGAGTGAACACGGATATTTTTAACAGTATAAACAGGCGTATTCCTCCAGGTAAATTTGTTGTGACAAGTACACGTAATTTTGAAAATGTATATAACATTCCGCTTATTATTAAGGCAGTAGCTTTGGTAAAGGATCGGATACCGGGATTGGAAGTTCATTTTACCGGCGATGGTTCGCTTAAAAATAAATTGATCAAAATGGTACATGCTTATGGGCTGGACCAAATTGTATGTTTTCAGGGACATATAACACAGCCGGTGATGGTTGAACTTCTGAATAAGTCACATGTGTACATATCGGTTTCATTGTCAGATGGGAACGCAATTTCTGTACTGGAGGCAATGGCATGTGGTTGTTTCCTTTTGGCTTCTGACATTGAGGCTAACCGTCAATGGATACAGGATGGAATTAACGGATATATTGTCCCCTTAAATGATGAAGCTGTGCTTGCCGCAAAAATTTTACATGTGTACACAAACTATGATGGTTTGATCAGTCATGCTGCGGATATGAGTAAAATAATTCTTACTGAAAAAGGTACATTACAGGTGAATATGAAGCGCATGGAAGGAATATATACTGAATTAATAAAGCATTAA
- a CDS encoding NAD-dependent epimerase/dehydratase family protein yields the protein MMAILPRILITGATGFVGQHLLDHIPRDKYRIRILTRNPLKKLWCSTKDVEVVEGDLADAGSVFNALKDVNVVINLAAELRDRSQFGLTNVKGVENLIAAYIQNKTDRIIHLSSVGVIGMPFSRVKIVLDEDSVCQPQEGYERTKHKAEQLLIAAEANGIIGLCIIRPTNLFGEHHSFNSLLNLLKFINSPFPVFYNKNAVVNYLYVKDLVAFIIKLLESPEIKGTYNLGSSCRNEEFFIQLGRSLGKPLKPLPVPSFLFNMLETINYFYIKKIGSKFRALSNKVEYSDQKAKAFFDYPYGLAKGMDNVVKYYKNNGLLK from the coding sequence ATGATGGCCATACTTCCGCGCATACTTATAACAGGTGCAACAGGTTTTGTTGGTCAGCATCTGCTCGATCATATTCCCCGCGATAAATACCGGATCCGTATACTGACAAGAAATCCGCTTAAGAAATTATGGTGTTCAACAAAAGATGTTGAGGTCGTTGAGGGTGACCTGGCAGATGCCGGTAGTGTTTTTAATGCTTTAAAGGATGTTAATGTTGTGATCAATCTTGCTGCTGAGCTTAGGGACAGATCACAATTTGGGCTGACTAATGTAAAGGGTGTTGAAAATCTGATCGCTGCTTATATTCAAAATAAAACGGATCGGATAATTCACTTAAGCAGTGTGGGTGTAATAGGTATGCCCTTTTCAAGGGTAAAAATTGTTCTTGATGAAGACTCGGTATGTCAGCCACAAGAAGGTTATGAAAGGACAAAACACAAAGCAGAGCAGCTTTTGATCGCAGCTGAGGCGAATGGGATTATCGGACTTTGTATAATCAGACCAACAAACCTTTTTGGAGAGCATCACTCTTTTAATTCCCTCCTTAATCTTCTTAAATTTATTAACTCACCGTTTCCTGTATTTTATAATAAAAATGCGGTTGTAAATTATTTGTATGTGAAGGATCTGGTAGCATTTATCATTAAGCTTCTGGAATCTCCGGAAATAAAAGGCACTTACAATTTGGGCAGCTCCTGCAGGAATGAAGAGTTTTTTATTCAATTGGGACGCTCATTAGGGAAGCCGTTAAAGCCATTACCTGTTCCTTCTTTTTTATTTAACATGCTCGAAACGATTAACTATTTTTATATAAAGAAGATCGGATCAAAATTCAGAGCCTTGTCAAATAAAGTTGAATACAGTGATCAAAAGGCGAAAGCTTTTTTTGATTATCCATATGGATTAGCTAAAGGCATGGATAATGTGGTGAAGTATTATAAAAATAATGGCCTGCTGAAATGA
- a CDS encoding glycosyltransferase family 2 protein, with the protein MMTKDVSIVIVNYNVKDLLLTCITSFEKFHKGKFEYEIIVVDNASTDGSKEELKSAFPEMLLIANPNNKGFPAANNQGFAIARGKYILMLNPDTEFTDDSVFKLYAYCEEQAEAMIAAPKLLNTDKTFQQSVWRYPNLRTVFLETHYLNFLLRHRNYKDKSFDVPFEAESFSGAAIFFRKDVLGKIGILDETMFWIEDVEFCYRAHKAGLKLMYYPKAQLIHHIGQSAKKNYTVSLSNQVFNKIKFFRKHYGKLRWILVAGISFYHCLFKLIVFSILSPFNPVFFKKAKAYLYTIPRVFNPPVGIE; encoded by the coding sequence GTGATGACTAAAGATGTGAGTATAGTTATTGTCAATTACAATGTCAAAGATCTTTTGTTGACCTGTATAACATCGTTCGAAAAGTTTCATAAAGGGAAATTTGAATATGAAATTATTGTAGTTGATAACGCTTCAACGGATGGAAGTAAGGAAGAACTTAAATCTGCATTCCCGGAAATGTTGTTAATTGCCAATCCAAATAACAAAGGATTCCCTGCAGCTAATAACCAGGGGTTTGCCATTGCACGGGGAAAATATATTTTAATGCTGAATCCGGATACTGAATTTACAGATGACAGCGTTTTTAAATTATATGCTTACTGTGAAGAACAAGCTGAAGCTATGATAGCCGCACCTAAACTACTGAATACCGACAAAACTTTTCAGCAGTCAGTATGGCGTTACCCGAATTTACGGACAGTTTTTTTGGAAACACATTACCTTAATTTTTTGTTGCGCCACAGGAATTATAAGGATAAATCGTTTGATGTCCCCTTTGAAGCTGAATCATTTTCAGGTGCGGCGATATTTTTCAGGAAAGATGTTTTAGGAAAGATTGGTATTCTTGATGAAACGATGTTTTGGATTGAAGATGTGGAGTTTTGTTACCGGGCACATAAAGCGGGACTAAAACTAATGTATTATCCAAAGGCACAACTCATCCATCATATCGGACAGAGTGCAAAGAAGAACTATACAGTTTCTTTGTCCAACCAGGTATTTAATAAAATAAAATTTTTCAGGAAACATTATGGTAAGCTCCGCTGGATACTTGTTGCCGGTATAAGTTTTTATCATTGCCTGTTCAAGCTCATTGTTTTCAGCATACTGTCTCCGTTCAATCCTGTCTTTTTTAAAAAGGCAAAAGCTTATCTTTATACCATTCCAAGGGTGTTTAATCCACCTGTGGGAATTGAATGA
- a CDS encoding glycosyltransferase has protein sequence MSGNLISVIIPAYNYAHFLPEAISSILQQTYANWECIIIDDGSTDETKVVAEKFTASDDRIKYYYQANAGLSASRNKGVELAKGEWIQFLDADDLLHPEKFSKQLHVFMNEQDADVVYSDYRWFEQTIQSAWIAPGYYSAIKGDAGKAFLMKWEKGFSIPIHSYLFRRYCFTRWGLFDMQLPTHEDLDLQLRFSLQGAAYVYSEGVMAYYRVHQSSMAKDLTLMHKGYLTALFKVFSNSSYYSSGYRLMALHRYFGEVLNSCLDTIRGKKNKLFTSVSVPGGSVFSFTGIILSPVYLILKLIEKLSR, from the coding sequence ATGAGCGGCAACCTCATATCTGTTATTATTCCGGCATACAATTATGCTCATTTTTTGCCGGAAGCGATAAGTTCAATTTTACAGCAAACTTATGCTAATTGGGAATGTATTATTATTGATGATGGTTCAACAGATGAAACAAAGGTCGTTGCGGAAAAGTTTACAGCTTCCGATGATCGTATTAAATATTATTACCAGGCTAATGCGGGACTTTCAGCTTCCCGCAATAAGGGTGTTGAACTTGCCAAAGGTGAATGGATACAGTTTTTGGATGCGGATGACCTGTTGCATCCCGAAAAATTCAGTAAGCAGCTTCATGTTTTTATGAACGAGCAGGATGCAGATGTTGTCTATTCGGATTATAGATGGTTTGAGCAAACCATTCAATCAGCCTGGATAGCGCCCGGTTATTATTCCGCTATTAAAGGTGATGCCGGCAAAGCATTTCTGATGAAGTGGGAAAAGGGTTTTTCTATTCCCATTCATTCGTATTTATTCAGACGTTACTGTTTTACGCGCTGGGGACTTTTTGATATGCAATTGCCAACTCATGAAGATCTTGATCTGCAGTTGCGTTTTTCCCTGCAGGGAGCCGCTTATGTATACAGTGAAGGTGTAATGGCTTATTACCGTGTTCATCAAAGCAGTATGGCCAAGGACCTCACACTGATGCATAAAGGTTATCTCACAGCGCTTTTTAAGGTGTTTTCAAATTCTTCTTATTATAGTTCAGGATATAGGCTTATGGCTTTACACCGTTATTTTGGAGAGGTGTTGAATTCTTGTCTTGATACAATACGCGGTAAAAAAAATAAATTATTTACTTCTGTTAGTGTTCCGGGCGGGTCCGTATTTAGTTTTACGGGTATTATTTTAAGTCCTGTATATTTAATTTTGAAACTGATTGAAAAGTTAAGTCGATAA
- a CDS encoding glycosyltransferase, protein MSVPLVSVILPVYNAEKYVGNAIQSILDQSYSNFELLVIEDGSTDRSLEKIRSFTDKRIRVIENVKNMDLVASLNKGIESSRGSYIARMDADDESMPDRFKKQVEYLESHPDIGVLGTATLTFGNSRSVITRYLPTHDGLLTLLFFNSCMCHPSIMMRKSILEPDKIRYDEAYKNAEDYDMWTRLAAVTKLANLQEPLLKYRIHEAQLTRVQKAKVNSSATAIRKRQLKLLHIEPTTREIELNDSIAQSNAINGVAELSEMEQWLIRLVDSNLRYKVVSPEVFSSYITDIWLDLCARSGAGMHHYKIAMGSVLAKDVKLISPQSIRTFVKMFI, encoded by the coding sequence ATGAGTGTTCCATTGGTAAGCGTTATTTTGCCGGTTTATAATGCTGAAAAGTATGTAGGGAATGCTATTCAAAGTATCCTGGATCAATCGTACTCCAATTTTGAGTTACTTGTTATTGAAGATGGTTCAACTGATCGTTCATTGGAAAAAATTCGTTCATTCACCGATAAACGCATCAGGGTAATTGAGAATGTGAAAAATATGGACCTTGTAGCCTCCTTAAATAAAGGCATTGAAAGTTCCCGGGGATCGTATATAGCCCGCATGGATGCTGATGATGAATCGATGCCCGATCGTTTTAAAAAGCAGGTTGAATATTTGGAATCACATCCCGATATTGGTGTTTTAGGTACCGCGACACTTACTTTCGGTAATAGCAGGAGTGTTATAACACGCTATCTTCCCACACATGACGGATTATTGACATTGCTCTTTTTTAATTCATGTATGTGTCATCCCTCTATAATGATGCGAAAGAGTATACTTGAGCCGGATAAAATCCGTTATGACGAGGCATATAAGAACGCCGAAGATTATGATATGTGGACGAGGCTTGCGGCAGTAACAAAGCTGGCAAATCTACAGGAGCCATTGCTAAAATACCGTATACACGAGGCTCAGCTTACACGGGTGCAAAAAGCGAAAGTAAATAGTTCGGCTACTGCTATCAGGAAAAGGCAATTAAAACTTTTGCATATTGAGCCGACAACCCGCGAGATCGAACTTAATGATAGCATAGCCCAAAGCAATGCAATTAATGGTGTTGCCGAACTGTCGGAGATGGAACAATGGCTTATCAGGTTGGTGGATTCGAATTTAAGGTACAAGGTGGTGTCGCCGGAGGTTTTTAGTTCATACATTACAGATATCTGGCTGGACCTTTGTGCACGATCAGGGGCAGGCATGCATCATTATAAAATAGCTATGGGATCGGTACTTGCAAAAGATGTGAAACTAATTTCCCCGCAATCTATCCGGACTTTTGTAAAAATGTTTATCTGA
- a CDS encoding alpha-1,2-fucosyltransferase, whose amino-acid sequence MVVVKLMGGLGNQLFQYSAGFALAQRLGVRLLLDTSFLENKADETVYTKRNYELGHLSVKAGLATSKEVRKFFRVERNQLLRKLSIQFPSLIHNAVFNEHGHMFNENFLELKDPVYLNGFWQSEKYFCNVREELVTNHFNPVEAISERNKALLDQINSLKSVSVHIRRTDYVTDAKTNSFHGVCTPFYYLKACSYIAERTEFPHFFMFSDDPEWVKDNLKLKFPATYISHNKGTESFWDMYLMRFCRHQIIANSSFSWWGAWLNNYEKKIVIAPQKWFNDPEANKTDIVPSSWIRL is encoded by the coding sequence ATGGTTGTTGTAAAACTTATGGGAGGTCTTGGTAACCAACTATTCCAATATTCGGCCGGCTTTGCATTGGCTCAAAGGTTGGGAGTCCGTTTGTTGCTTGATACTTCATTCCTGGAAAACAAAGCCGATGAAACTGTTTATACTAAGCGTAATTACGAGTTAGGTCATTTATCGGTTAAGGCCGGGCTCGCCACTTCAAAAGAAGTCCGTAAATTTTTCAGGGTGGAGCGAAACCAGCTGCTTAGAAAGCTTTCAATCCAATTTCCTTCACTTATACATAATGCGGTATTCAATGAGCATGGGCATATGTTCAATGAAAATTTTTTAGAACTTAAGGATCCGGTATACCTGAACGGTTTTTGGCAATCGGAAAAATATTTCTGTAACGTTCGTGAAGAATTAGTAACAAATCATTTCAATCCCGTTGAAGCAATTAGTGAGCGCAACAAAGCTTTATTGGATCAGATCAATTCGCTTAAGTCGGTGAGTGTGCATATAAGAAGGACAGATTATGTTACTGATGCTAAGACAAACTCGTTTCATGGTGTATGTACACCATTTTATTACCTGAAGGCCTGTTCATACATTGCTGAAAGAACTGAGTTTCCACATTTTTTTATGTTTTCGGATGATCCGGAGTGGGTAAAAGATAATTTAAAGCTGAAATTTCCGGCAACATATATTTCGCATAACAAGGGAACTGAATCATTTTGGGATATGTACCTGATGCGCTTTTGCAGGCATCAGATCATCGCGAACAGCAGTTTTAGCTGGTGGGGAGCATGGCTTAATAATTATGAAAAGAAAATTGTTATCGCGCCTCAGAAATGGTTCAATGATCCGGAGGCCAATAAGACTGATATTGTTCCATCATCCTGGATAAGGCTTTAA
- a CDS encoding class I SAM-dependent methyltransferase, with the protein MRNILKKINPVTFTDPVLNSGETEFEVNNWSISDFVISKLVPVVGLHPFPLNELMLMSSAVCRFKPTLIFEWGTNIGKSARIFYETIKAFKINCEIHTIDLPDHVFHNEHPYQSRGQLVRGLRNITMHQADGVTRSFEVFDKQKEKGNVLFFIDGDHSYETVKRELSSILERIPSAVILLHDTFYQSAGSGYNIGPFKAVEDVLEGKRGTYKVIATNTGLPGMTLIYTQAK; encoded by the coding sequence ATGAGAAATATCTTAAAAAAGATCAACCCAGTAACCTTCACCGACCCGGTGTTAAATTCAGGTGAAACCGAATTTGAAGTGAATAATTGGAGCATATCCGATTTTGTGATATCCAAATTGGTACCTGTGGTGGGTTTACATCCTTTCCCCCTGAATGAACTTATGCTGATGTCTTCTGCTGTTTGCCGTTTTAAACCAACGTTGATCTTTGAGTGGGGAACCAACATCGGTAAATCGGCCCGTATTTTTTATGAAACAATAAAAGCCTTTAAAATTAATTGCGAAATACATACCATTGATCTTCCTGATCACGTTTTTCATAATGAACACCCGTATCAAAGCAGGGGACAATTAGTCAGGGGATTAAGAAATATTACAATGCACCAGGCTGACGGAGTAACACGATCGTTCGAAGTATTTGACAAGCAAAAGGAGAAGGGTAATGTATTGTTTTTTATTGATGGTGATCATAGCTATGAAACGGTGAAACGTGAACTGAGTTCAATCCTGGAACGTATTCCTTCCGCTGTAATACTGTTGCACGATACGTTTTACCAGTCAGCCGGATCGGGATATAACATTGGGCCGTTCAAGGCTGTGGAAGATGTACTGGAAGGAAAGCGTGGGACGTATAAGGTAATTGCTACAAATACAGGTTTGCCGGGAATGACGTTGATCTATACCCAAGCTAAATGA
- a CDS encoding glycosyltransferase family 4 protein: MKILHTVESYHPSVGGMQEVVRQLSERLVKMGHEVTVAAGFHPERMQNICNGVKIEQFKISGNDANGIRGEVKEVERYKNFVCDYGFDIVTNFAAQQWATDLLLPVLKELKAKKVFVPTGFSGLYLPRFKNYFELMKARMKDYDMNIFLSDNYRDINFARENGITATTLIPNGAAEEEFLGESTIDIRKRLGIGEKDFLVLHVGSYTGIKGHREALEIFVRSKIENGLLLMIGNDNEHFKRHMRFHHSYFKLNLLRILKGKRVIITSLKREETVAAYKTADLFLFPSNIECSPIVLFECMAAKTPFLTADVGNAKEIIEWSDAGVILPTKIDKDGRSHVEINRSVEALNSLYDDVDKRKTLAESGFKAWKEKFGWQVIANQYENVYKRLISV, translated from the coding sequence ATGAAAATATTGCATACCGTTGAATCCTATCACCCTTCAGTGGGAGGCATGCAGGAAGTGGTCCGGCAGTTGTCGGAGCGGCTTGTGAAGATGGGGCATGAAGTCACAGTCGCAGCAGGGTTTCATCCTGAACGTATGCAAAATATCTGCAATGGTGTGAAGATCGAACAATTTAAGATTTCAGGGAATGATGCAAATGGAATCAGGGGAGAAGTTAAAGAGGTCGAACGGTACAAAAATTTTGTTTGTGATTATGGATTCGATATAGTGACCAATTTCGCCGCGCAGCAGTGGGCTACTGATCTTCTATTGCCTGTTTTGAAAGAGCTTAAAGCAAAAAAAGTTTTTGTGCCTACAGGTTTTTCAGGACTTTATCTTCCCCGATTCAAAAACTATTTTGAGCTGATGAAGGCAAGGATGAAAGACTATGACATGAATATATTTCTTTCAGATAATTACCGTGATATTAATTTCGCGCGCGAGAACGGAATAACTGCAACTACGCTTATTCCTAATGGAGCCGCTGAAGAGGAATTTTTGGGTGAAAGCACTATTGATATCCGAAAAAGGCTTGGGATCGGTGAAAAGGATTTTCTTGTGTTACATGTGGGTTCCTATACAGGTATAAAAGGGCATAGAGAAGCTCTGGAAATATTTGTCCGGTCAAAAATTGAGAATGGTCTTCTTTTAATGATAGGGAATGATAACGAACATTTTAAAAGACATATGCGTTTTCACCATAGCTATTTTAAATTGAATTTGTTACGCATACTGAAAGGTAAAAGAGTGATCATTACTTCACTTAAGCGGGAAGAAACGGTTGCGGCCTATAAGACGGCCGATCTGTTCCTGTTTCCTTCAAATATCGAGTGCTCACCGATCGTGCTGTTCGAATGTATGGCAGCTAAAACCCCCTTTCTTACAGCGGATGTGGGTAATGCAAAAGAAATTATTGAATGGTCGGATGCGGGAGTCATTCTTCCAACAAAAATTGATAAAGATGGTAGAAGTCATGTTGAAATAAACAGATCGGTTGAAGCGCTGAATAGTTTATATGATGATGTGGATAAAAGAAAAACCCTGGCAGAGAGCGGATTTAAAGCATGGAAAGAGAAATTCGGATGGCAGGTTATTGCAAATCAATATGAAAATGTATACAAAAGGTTGATAAGTGTGTAA